GCGTCTGGCGGTTGCCCTCCTCGTCCCAACTGATGTGAATCGCGTAGGCCGACACCTCCGCGCCGTCGATGGTGGTGTTCGCGCGCACCACATGGCGACCGCTGCCCGTGAAATAAATGACCTCGGGATCGACGAGCGCGGTCGCAGAAATCAGCGCGATGCCGTTGTCGTATTCGAGATGATCCATGCCCATCTCGTCCGCGATCGTCTGCGCGAACGCCTCGTCGGGCACTTCCTGCAAGGCGAACAGGTCGTAGGTTCCGTGGTCCGCCAGCGCCGCGCCGATCTCATCGGCGGTGGCGAAGTTTCCGCCGTACACGTTGTAACTGCCCATGACGACGCGCGAGCCGGGCGGATCGGGCTCGGGACACACGTATCGCCCCCAGCGCAGCGGCTTCGTCTCGACGAGCACGGGGTGATCGTCGTCCGCGTCGTCGTCGGGGAGCGGCGGCCACGTGTCGTCATCCGCATCGTCGTCCGCGTCGTCGTCCGTGTCGTCGTCCGTGTCGTCGTCGGGCGCGAGCGCGTCATCGTCGGATGGGGAATCATCAGATGATCCACATCCGCAAAACGCGAGGGCAAGGACCACCAAAATGACGGAAAAAAGGTGTTTCATGCCGTGATCGTAGCACAAGGCTTCGTGCGGAACATCGAGAGACGCGGCGAGGGCCAATGACCCGCGTCCATCCGGTCCGTCGCACGGGCGAGGATCAACGCGGCAACACTCCGAAAACTGTCGAAAAACTTGACAGCGGGGGCTAATTCCACATGATGAAGCCCGCCCGCGCGCGAGGAAAACGGGCGGCGTTGGGGGCTTGGGGGTCGTTAGCTCAGTTGGTAGAGCAACGGACTTTTAATCCGTAGGTCCCGGGTTCGAGCCCCGGACGACTCACGTACCGATTCGCGCTCGCGAGCGCGACACGAACAGTCCGGCGGACGCCGGGTCCACCGGAAGCGACTCACCTTCCTTTGATCGTTTTGGGGGACCTCATGGCGGCGACACAGGCCGAGGCCAAATCGGGCGGGCTGCCGGCGGCCGAATTGCAGCGGCTCACCGGAATCGCGAAACGCGTTCGCGAAAAAATCCTCCACGTGACGGAAAAGAGCGGCGGCGGCCATCTGGGCGGCAGCTTCTCGCAGACGGACATCCTCGTCGCGCTCTACCACAAATACATGCGGGTCGACCCAAAAAATCCCAAGTGGGAGGAGCGCGACCGCTTCGTTCTGTCCAAGGGCCACGGCGGCATCGGCCACGCCACGCTGCTGGGCGATATGGGATTTTTCGAGGAAGTGAAACTCGAAAAATTCAACAAGACCGAGTCGATCTTCGGCATGCACCTGGACCGCCACAAAGTCCCCGGCGTGGACGCGTCCACCGGATCGCTCGCCCATGGGTTCGCCATCGGCCTGGGTTTCGCACACGGCGCGCGACTGACCGACCGGAAGTGGCACACCTACATTGTCATCTCCGACGGCGAACTGCACGAGGGCACGACGTGGGAAGCCTTCCTGTCGGGCGCCCAGTTCAAGATCACCAACGCCACGGTATTCGTCGATTTCAACAAGCTCACCATCGACGGGTTCACCGCGCAAATCATG
The Deltaproteobacteria bacterium DNA segment above includes these coding regions:
- a CDS encoding transketolase, whose product is MAATQAEAKSGGLPAAELQRLTGIAKRVREKILHVTEKSGGGHLGGSFSQTDILVALYHKYMRVDPKNPKWEERDRFVLSKGHGGIGHATLLGDMGFFEEVKLEKFNKTESIFGMHLDRHKVPGVDASTGSLAHGFAIGLGFAHGARLTDRKWHTYIVISDGELHEGTTWEAFLSGAQFKITNATVFVDFNKLTIDGFTAQIMNVEPIDKKIEAFGWYVQRIDGHDFNQICEAIENAAAETERPSCIICDTVKGKGVDFMENQPKWHYGGLDNELAAKALAALRKG